The sequence ATATTTTTTGGACCGTGGATGCTTAATTTAGTAGTTGACTTCACTGTAGAGCTATTTACAAACATCCCAAATATCATAGGGTTGTAAAAATGGAATTACTAGACATAGTTAACAGTAACTTTTACACCTTCTTGCTTCTGACAGTTAGATTTACAGGTCTTTATTTGGGATCACCTGTTTTTGGGGGTAAGAATGTTCCTAATCATTTAAAAGTTGGCCTTGCCATTGGTTGTAGCCTATTGGTAACACCTATGCATAGCGTAGGTGTTACATTAGAGCAAATAGATTTAACCATAATTTTATCAGTTTTTTCAGAACTTTTTGTGGGACTTTCCATAGGGTATATAACAATGCTGACATTCACTGCCATACAATTTGCAGGTCAATTCATTGACGTCCAAATGGGTTTTGGTATAGTAAACGTTGTGGACCCACAATTTGGGAACCCAGTTCCCATAATAGGTAATTTTAAATATGTTTTTGCACTATTATTACTACTTACAGTTAATGGCCATCACATGTTAATAGACGGTTTATTTAAAAGTGTGGAGCTTATTCCAGTAGGAACTGTAGCTATTGGTGAAAATGTACTTATCTTTATCATAAGGTTATTCTTAGAATTATTTGTAATAAGCTTACAAATAGGGTTACCTATAATTGGTACTTTGTTTATTGTAGACGTAGGTTTGGGAATTGTTGCAAGAACAGTACCACAAATGAATGTTTTTGTGGTGGGTATCCCTTTGAAAATTATAATAGGCTTATCGGTTTTAATAATTACCTTTCCTTTATATATAAGATTGATAATGAGCATTTTCGAAAGGCTACATTCTAATATTTATCAATTTATTCAAATACTAGGCGGTTAATATAAAATGACCTTTAACTTTAATCTTCAACTA comes from Alkalicella caledoniensis and encodes:
- the fliR gene encoding flagellar biosynthetic protein FliR, with the translated sequence MELLDIVNSNFYTFLLLTVRFTGLYLGSPVFGGKNVPNHLKVGLAIGCSLLVTPMHSVGVTLEQIDLTIILSVFSELFVGLSIGYITMLTFTAIQFAGQFIDVQMGFGIVNVVDPQFGNPVPIIGNFKYVFALLLLLTVNGHHMLIDGLFKSVELIPVGTVAIGENVLIFIIRLFLELFVISLQIGLPIIGTLFIVDVGLGIVARTVPQMNVFVVGIPLKIIIGLSVLIITFPLYIRLIMSIFERLHSNIYQFIQILGG